A stretch of Sulfitobacter sp. THAF37 DNA encodes these proteins:
- a CDS encoding SDR family NAD(P)-dependent oxidoreductase: protein MNKVAVVTGAAGGMGRAIVAQLLGDGFRVVGLDIDEAGLMDMATDGFLGIKTDMTDPASIGRAFADIADGHGGIDALVNNAGTCFMSEFPDIPEDEFEKQMALNFSGAFHCCQAAIKLMQGRPGVRKIVNISSNGAYNFDAFDPPHYRASKAALDTLTKDLARRYATEKIAVNSIAPAMTETPLFNVVSKEVLAEAISQMPHGRAMQPSEIAAWVGFLISPAGDVSSGNVIILNQGRDVR, encoded by the coding sequence GTGAACAAGGTTGCAGTCGTCACGGGTGCCGCAGGTGGCATGGGGCGCGCTATCGTGGCGCAATTGCTGGGCGACGGGTTTCGTGTCGTCGGCCTGGACATTGACGAGGCTGGCCTGATGGACATGGCGACCGACGGCTTTCTCGGCATCAAGACCGATATGACGGATCCCGCCTCCATCGGTCGGGCCTTTGCCGACATTGCCGACGGCCACGGCGGCATCGACGCCCTGGTGAACAATGCCGGCACCTGCTTCATGTCCGAATTTCCCGACATTCCCGAGGACGAATTCGAGAAACAGATGGCGCTGAATTTCTCCGGTGCGTTCCACTGCTGTCAGGCGGCAATCAAGTTGATGCAGGGCCGCCCGGGTGTGCGCAAGATCGTCAATATCTCTTCCAACGGGGCCTATAATTTCGACGCTTTCGACCCGCCGCATTACCGCGCATCCAAGGCCGCGCTCGACACCCTGACCAAGGATCTGGCGCGGCGCTACGCGACCGAAAAGATCGCGGTGAATTCCATCGCGCCCGCCATGACGGAAACGCCGCTGTTCAACGTGGTCAGCAAAGAGGTGCTGGCAGAGGCGATTTCCCAGATGCCGCATGGACGGGCGATGCAACCGTCCGAGATCGCCGCCTGGGTCGGGTTCCTGATTTCGCCTGCCGGGGACGTCTCCAGCGGCAATGTCATCATTCTGAACCAGGGAAGAGACGTGCGTTAG
- a CDS encoding indolepyruvate ferredoxin oxidoreductase subunit alpha codes for MAERSFKAEVEHLRKGNGDVFTGEGILAITKALLENGVGYVGGYQGAPISHLMDVLADAEELMAELGVRFEANASEAAAAAMLAASVHYPIRGAVTFKGPVGVNVASDALANLCSSGVNGGALVIVGEDYGEGSSIMQERSHAFAMKSQFWMLDPRPNLPSITKAVKDGFELSEASNTPVMLMVRIRSCHVTGSFETKDNVPPPLTVKQAIANPQSDFNRVVLPPMSYMHEQDKIKNRWPAAEKFIVENKLNEHFGPKDAKIGIVVQGGMYNGLIRALQRLGLADLFGRTDVPIYCLNVTYPLVKDEFDDFCEGKDHVLVVEEGQPEHIEQHLGSFLYKAGRRLKLYGKDVLPMAGEYTGQVMLDGVTGFLKAAAPDMLPGKVRAPNAEEPKIPDLSKTVPIRPPGFCTGCPERPIFAGMKLVEQELGKHQITGDIGCHLFGSLPPFEIGGATMGYGLGPASNAAFDGGGERRAISMLGDGGFWHNGLSSSIGNMVFNKSDNVVVIVDNYYSAATGGQDVLSSRAHNDTKATNNPISGALKGVGVEWIRQIDHTYDVGKVRDTLREALTTDFKGPKVIVASSECMLNKQRREKPLRNKAIGEGRRVDVPRFGVDSDICTGDHACIRLSGCPSLSLKRLDDPLRDDPVAHIDQTCVGCGNCGEVADAAVLCPSFYRADVVHNPGGFERWRAGFRGRVISWLQARRDARRLRLTGAPT; via the coding sequence ATGGCTGAACGATCCTTCAAGGCGGAAGTAGAACACCTGCGCAAAGGCAACGGTGATGTTTTTACCGGTGAGGGAATCCTTGCGATCACCAAGGCGCTGCTGGAAAACGGCGTCGGATACGTGGGCGGCTATCAGGGCGCGCCGATCTCTCACCTGATGGACGTTCTGGCCGACGCGGAGGAACTGATGGCCGAACTCGGTGTGCGGTTCGAGGCCAACGCCTCCGAAGCGGCCGCCGCCGCGATGCTGGCGGCATCGGTCCACTACCCGATCCGCGGCGCGGTGACATTCAAGGGTCCGGTCGGCGTCAATGTCGCGTCAGATGCCTTGGCCAACCTGTGTTCGTCCGGCGTGAACGGCGGCGCGCTGGTGATCGTCGGAGAGGATTATGGCGAAGGGTCCTCCATCATGCAGGAACGATCGCATGCCTTTGCCATGAAGTCGCAGTTCTGGATGCTGGACCCGCGCCCCAACCTGCCCAGCATCACCAAGGCGGTCAAAGACGGGTTCGAGCTGAGCGAGGCATCGAACACCCCCGTCATGCTGATGGTGCGGATCCGGTCCTGTCACGTCACCGGCAGCTTTGAAACCAAGGACAACGTCCCGCCCCCGCTGACGGTGAAACAGGCCATCGCGAACCCGCAATCGGATTTCAACCGCGTCGTCCTGCCGCCGATGAGCTACATGCACGAACAGGACAAGATCAAGAACCGCTGGCCCGCGGCGGAAAAGTTCATCGTGGAAAACAAGCTGAACGAACACTTCGGCCCGAAGGACGCCAAGATCGGCATCGTTGTGCAGGGCGGCATGTACAACGGCCTGATCAGGGCGCTGCAACGCCTGGGGCTGGCTGATCTCTTTGGCCGGACCGACGTGCCGATCTATTGCCTGAACGTCACATATCCCCTTGTCAAAGACGAATTCGACGATTTTTGCGAAGGCAAGGACCATGTTCTGGTCGTCGAGGAAGGGCAGCCCGAACATATCGAACAGCATCTCGGCTCATTCCTGTACAAGGCAGGGCGCCGCCTGAAGCTGTATGGCAAGGACGTACTGCCGATGGCGGGCGAATACACCGGGCAGGTCATGCTGGACGGCGTGACCGGATTCCTCAAAGCCGCAGCGCCCGACATGTTGCCGGGAAAGGTCCGCGCACCGAATGCCGAAGAACCCAAGATCCCGGACCTGAGCAAGACGGTACCGATCCGGCCCCCCGGTTTTTGCACCGGTTGTCCGGAACGGCCCATTTTTGCGGGGATGAAGCTGGTTGAACAGGAATTGGGCAAGCACCAGATCACCGGCGACATCGGCTGCCACCTGTTCGGGTCGCTGCCGCCGTTTGAAATCGGCGGCGCGACGATGGGCTACGGGCTTGGTCCGGCATCCAATGCCGCTTTCGACGGGGGCGGTGAACGCAGGGCGATCTCCATGCTGGGTGACGGTGGCTTTTGGCACAACGGGCTGTCGTCCTCGATCGGGAACATGGTGTTCAACAAATCCGACAATGTGGTCGTGATCGTGGACAACTACTATTCCGCCGCGACCGGCGGGCAGGACGTGCTGTCATCCCGTGCACACAACGATACGAAGGCCACCAACAACCCGATCTCCGGCGCGCTAAAAGGCGTCGGCGTTGAATGGATCAGGCAGATCGACCACACCTATGACGTAGGCAAGGTGCGCGACACCCTGCGCGAGGCGCTGACCACCGATTTCAAGGGACCGAAGGTCATCGTCGCATCGTCCGAATGTATGCTGAACAAACAGCGGCGCGAAAAACCGTTGCGCAACAAGGCCATCGGCGAAGGCCGCCGCGTCGATGTGCCCCGGTTCGGCGTGGACAGTGACATTTGCACCGGGGACCACGCCTGCATTCGCCTGTCCGGTTGCCCGTCACTGTCGCTGAAACGGCTCGACGATCCGTTGCGCGATGATCCCGTCGCGCATATCGACCAAACCTGCGTCGGCTGCGGCAACTGTGGCGAGGTAGCAGATGCCGCTGTGCTTTGCCCGTCTTTCTACCGCGCCGACGTGGTGCACAACCCCGGCGGCTTCGAACGTTGGCGCGCCGGCTTTCGGGGCAGGGTCATCTCCTGGCTGCAGGCGCGACGCGATGCCAGACGCCTTCGCCTGACGGGGGCACCGACATGA
- a CDS encoding MBL fold metallo-hydrolase, whose product MDKPITLRGKPKRLAVLDYGLFEVHAGPRTIGICGFVIQTDANEVVLIDTGFPRKYAIDAEAATAEDDLGSFGRVLSVTEENLPGPQLAKLGLKKSDITLMIQSHTHIDHVGDMAGYPHAPILMSAAERALPRPLYWSGKQAMDWPDRDYRLVRSDMLLGPGFEVLHCPGHAPGQLAFMVELPETGWVLLTSDAISRASEIDEKFAGSWDEEQAIFHGDRLMALARARDALVIYGHSPEQWPDLRKAPNWFE is encoded by the coding sequence ATGGATAAACCGATCACGCTCCGAGGCAAACCGAAACGTCTGGCCGTGCTTGATTACGGTCTCTTCGAGGTTCACGCAGGCCCCCGCACCATCGGCATCTGCGGTTTTGTCATCCAGACCGACGCGAACGAAGTGGTCCTGATCGACACGGGGTTTCCCCGGAAGTACGCCATCGACGCAGAGGCGGCGACGGCGGAGGACGATCTGGGCAGCTTCGGGCGCGTTCTGTCTGTGACCGAAGAAAACCTGCCCGGCCCGCAGCTTGCGAAACTGGGGCTGAAGAAATCGGACATCACCCTGATGATCCAGAGCCATACCCATATCGACCACGTGGGCGACATGGCAGGCTATCCCCATGCGCCGATCCTGATGTCGGCTGCCGAACGGGCCCTGCCCAGACCGCTCTACTGGTCCGGGAAACAGGCGATGGACTGGCCGGACAGGGACTATCGGCTGGTCCGGTCGGATATGCTGCTTGGCCCGGGGTTCGAGGTGCTGCATTGTCCCGGGCACGCACCGGGGCAGCTGGCGTTTATGGTTGAGCTGCCCGAAACCGGCTGGGTGCTGCTGACATCGGACGCGATCAGTCGGGCGTCGGAGATCGACGAGAAATTCGCGGGCTCCTGGGACGAGGAACAGGCGATCTTTCACGGGGACCGCCTGATGGCGCTTGCGCGCGCGCGTGACGCATTGGTGATCTATGGGCACAGCCCCGAGCAATGGCCGGACCTGCGCAAGGCGCCGAATTGGTTCGAATAG
- a CDS encoding aminotransferase class I/II-fold pyridoxal phosphate-dependent enzyme, translated as MKVKIHTLFQYLLETTDAEPEAIVGFSLSGSPVLGDYLDALDPKLSLDWNNRDFRGLPELRSHVLSQAGLHGRCRTEDVLITAGAAEANYLAIMQLLQPGDEIVIETPGWPQAEVLAKAIGAKIVKVTRQESDGWHLPLDRLRDAVSERTRMIFVTNPNNPTGDLLSAAQLDELVDIASGVGAWLLVDEVYAGLEWDGPRAPSVAGLYEKGITTGSVSKALGLQGLRTGWMICRDAALIMDAVILRENSSEIMNIMGEVIAEIALRPARYQPAMKKARKEGAANLAEMNAWVDSQPGLTWVPPRAGLIGLARLPAGIDSDSFARLLLQEPYRTFLLPGSAYDQPDHIRLGVGGGAEVNLHKGLDRVGEALKNWGAS; from the coding sequence ATGAAAGTCAAGATTCACACATTGTTTCAGTACCTGCTGGAAACCACCGATGCGGAGCCGGAGGCCATCGTCGGCTTTTCCCTTTCCGGATCTCCGGTGCTGGGCGACTATCTGGACGCGCTGGATCCGAAGCTGTCGCTGGATTGGAACAACCGTGATTTCAGGGGTCTGCCAGAACTGCGGTCTCATGTTCTGTCGCAGGCCGGGCTTCACGGCCGGTGCCGAACCGAGGACGTGCTGATCACCGCCGGTGCGGCGGAGGCCAACTACCTTGCGATCATGCAGCTGCTTCAGCCCGGAGACGAGATCGTCATCGAAACCCCTGGCTGGCCGCAGGCCGAGGTTCTGGCCAAGGCGATCGGCGCGAAAATCGTCAAGGTGACGCGCCAGGAAAGCGACGGCTGGCACCTGCCGCTCGACCGTCTGCGCGATGCTGTATCCGAACGGACGCGGATGATCTTTGTCACCAACCCGAACAATCCGACGGGCGACCTTTTGTCCGCGGCCCAGCTGGATGAACTGGTGGACATCGCGTCCGGTGTCGGTGCCTGGCTGCTGGTGGACGAAGTTTATGCGGGGTTGGAATGGGACGGACCCCGCGCGCCATCGGTTGCGGGGCTGTACGAAAAGGGGATCACCACCGGGTCGGTCAGCAAGGCGCTGGGCCTGCAGGGGTTGCGCACGGGCTGGATGATTTGCCGGGATGCGGCATTGATCATGGATGCCGTGATTCTGCGCGAAAACAGCTCGGAGATCATGAACATCATGGGAGAGGTGATTGCCGAAATCGCGCTCAGGCCGGCGCGGTACCAGCCCGCGATGAAGAAGGCACGCAAAGAAGGTGCGGCGAACCTCGCGGAAATGAATGCCTGGGTGGACTCGCAGCCGGGTCTGACCTGGGTGCCGCCAAGGGCCGGTCTTATAGGGCTGGCGCGCTTGCCCGCCGGGATCGACAGCGATTCCTTCGCGCGGCTACTGCTGCAAGAGCCATACCGCACCTTCCTGTTGCCGGGCAGCGCCTACGATCAACCAGACCATATCCGACTGGGCGTAGGGGGCGGCGCCGAGGTCAATCTGCACAAGGGTTTGGACCGGGTTGGAGAAGCATTGAAAAATTGGGGAGCCTCATAG
- a CDS encoding indolepyruvate oxidoreductase subunit beta family protein translates to MNMVLQQKTPDPHLGGIIKLAVMAVGGQGGGVLTNWIEALARSQGYACQATSVAGVAQRTGATIYYVEMAKKSELEPVFALAPAGGDVDVLIAAEMMEVGRAVMRGFVTPDRTTLIGSTHRALAVSEKMTPGDGIADADEVRAAAEMASQKLILADMDGLAVAQGSVISSSLFGALAGSGALPFPREAFEDAIRAGGKAVDTSLKAFAAGYDAPQNGADTAERPQKGKAPELTGPVQQSGTNPRQDVTELTGPPQEIERWNALLHRAKSLPEPVADMAAKGLMKVVDFQDCAYGETYLTHLDRIVAVDNANENWLLSATAAKYIANAMAYDDIIRVADLKTRAPRMARIQAEMGATDDQLLELTEFFHPRAEEIVSLLPARIGARWEANPKRMALVDRIFNKGRRLRTHSLRSFVMLHVLGGLKGYRMKTRRHEVETAHMAQWLEDSLAPLGEDYALSVELLKNRRLIKGYSDTHARGLTKFATVMNAAALLRGRKDAAEWMNRLREAALQDAEGKALDGAIRTVRSFV, encoded by the coding sequence ATGAACATGGTCCTTCAACAAAAGACACCCGACCCACACTTGGGGGGGATCATCAAGCTGGCCGTCATGGCGGTCGGCGGTCAGGGCGGTGGCGTGCTGACCAACTGGATCGAGGCGCTGGCGCGATCACAAGGGTACGCGTGTCAGGCCACGTCTGTCGCGGGGGTCGCCCAGCGCACCGGGGCCACGATCTACTACGTGGAAATGGCGAAAAAATCTGAATTAGAGCCTGTTTTTGCCTTGGCCCCTGCCGGGGGCGACGTCGATGTTCTGATCGCCGCAGAGATGATGGAGGTGGGACGTGCGGTGATGCGCGGTTTCGTGACGCCGGACCGGACCACGCTGATCGGTTCGACCCACCGTGCCCTGGCCGTGTCAGAGAAGATGACCCCCGGCGACGGCATCGCGGACGCCGACGAGGTCCGCGCCGCTGCCGAGATGGCATCGCAGAAACTGATCCTCGCGGACATGGACGGACTGGCTGTGGCGCAAGGGTCCGTGATCTCGTCCAGCCTGTTCGGCGCCTTGGCGGGATCGGGCGCGTTGCCCTTCCCACGGGAAGCTTTCGAGGACGCGATCCGCGCCGGGGGAAAAGCTGTCGACACCTCGCTGAAGGCTTTTGCCGCAGGCTACGACGCCCCCCAGAACGGTGCCGACACCGCCGAACGACCTCAGAAGGGCAAAGCGCCAGAACTCACCGGGCCCGTGCAGCAAAGCGGCACCAACCCAAGGCAGGACGTCACCGAGCTGACCGGGCCACCGCAAGAGATCGAGCGTTGGAACGCGCTTCTGCACCGGGCCAAATCCCTGCCGGAACCTGTAGCGGACATGGCGGCCAAAGGCTTGATGAAGGTGGTCGATTTTCAGGACTGCGCTTATGGTGAAACCTATTTGACGCATCTCGACCGGATCGTCGCCGTGGACAACGCGAATGAGAACTGGCTGCTCAGTGCAACGGCCGCGAAATATATTGCCAATGCCATGGCCTACGACGACATCATTCGTGTCGCCGACCTCAAGACCCGGGCCCCCCGAATGGCGCGTATCCAGGCCGAAATGGGCGCAACGGACGATCAGCTGCTGGAGCTGACCGAATTCTTCCATCCGCGCGCCGAAGAGATCGTGAGCCTGCTTCCCGCGCGGATCGGTGCCAGGTGGGAGGCCAACCCCAAACGCATGGCGCTGGTGGACCGCATTTTCAACAAGGGTCGACGCTTGCGCACGCACTCCCTGCGGTCCTTCGTGATGCTGCACGTTCTGGGTGGTCTGAAGGGGTATCGCATGAAGACCCGCAGGCACGAGGTAGAGACCGCACATATGGCCCAATGGCTGGAGGACAGCCTTGCCCCGCTGGGCGAAGACTACGCTCTGAGCGTCGAGCTGCTCAAGAACCGGCGGCTGATCAAGGGATACTCCGACACCCACGCTCGTGGCCTGACGAAGTTTGCGACGGTCATGAATGCAGCCGCCCTTTTGAGGGGGCGCAAGGATGCCGCGGAGTGGATGAACCGCCTGCGGGAAGCCGCCCTGCAGGACGCCGAAGGCAAGGCCTTGGACGGCGCGATCCGAACTGTCCGCAGCTTTGTTTGA
- a CDS encoding NAD(P)/FAD-dependent oxidoreductase has product MAENPDAIIIGAGHNSLACACHLAARGWKVAVYEQNAVPGGAVKTGEYTLPGFRHDWAAMNLSLFAGSAFHQQHGAELAKHGLSFAPTANPFASLFPDGRWLGVSNDAALTTARIRGFSQADAEAWKRLTESFPADAEAILGVLGSPMNMRALGMLMGKTMWKRGSPGALDLARFLMTSPRAWLDQTFEHDQVKATLAAWGMHLDFAPDIAGGAVFPYLEAMAGQAFGMVLGQGGADTITGAMISMIEARGGSVTCGAEVRHIEQAGGRAIGVVLADETVVRAEKAVIANVSPAGLLRLTGGTGDPRHERAMETFQHAPGTMMIHLALDQLPEWPAPELKRFAYVHLAPSMDQMARTYAQAKAGLLPDEPVIVCGQPTVVDPSRAPEGKHILWLQVRMAPGQIRGDAAGGIDARNWQDTAEPFADRALDILERYAPGTRDHIIGKHVVTPDMFEADNPNLVGGDQVCGSHHLHQHFINRPARGYADGTTPIRNLYLTGAAVWPGGGTGAGPGTLLARKLAGN; this is encoded by the coding sequence ATGGCTGAGAATCCCGACGCGATTATCATAGGGGCTGGTCACAACAGTCTCGCTTGCGCGTGCCACCTCGCGGCGCGCGGCTGGAAGGTTGCGGTCTATGAACAGAACGCGGTGCCCGGCGGTGCGGTCAAGACAGGAGAGTACACGTTGCCGGGCTTTCGCCACGACTGGGCGGCGATGAACCTGTCGCTGTTCGCGGGGTCAGCGTTTCACCAGCAACATGGGGCCGAACTGGCGAAACACGGGCTTTCCTTTGCACCGACCGCCAACCCCTTTGCCAGTCTCTTTCCCGATGGGCGCTGGCTGGGTGTGTCGAACGACGCGGCGCTGACCACCGCGCGGATACGCGGTTTTTCCCAGGCGGATGCAGAGGCATGGAAGCGCCTGACCGAGAGCTTTCCAGCCGATGCCGAAGCGATCCTTGGCGTGCTGGGCAGTCCGATGAACATGCGGGCGCTGGGCATGCTCATGGGCAAGACCATGTGGAAGCGCGGCAGCCCCGGCGCGCTGGACCTCGCGCGGTTCCTGATGACGTCGCCCCGGGCCTGGCTGGACCAGACCTTCGAACACGATCAGGTCAAGGCGACGCTGGCGGCATGGGGGATGCATCTTGATTTCGCCCCTGACATCGCGGGCGGCGCGGTGTTCCCCTACCTTGAGGCGATGGCCGGTCAGGCGTTTGGCATGGTGCTGGGACAAGGCGGTGCAGACACGATTACCGGTGCCATGATCTCGATGATAGAGGCGCGAGGCGGGTCAGTCACCTGCGGTGCTGAGGTCCGTCATATCGAACAGGCAGGGGGGCGTGCGATTGGCGTCGTGCTGGCTGACGAGACAGTGGTGCGCGCCGAAAAGGCGGTGATCGCCAATGTCTCGCCAGCGGGGTTGCTCAGGCTGACGGGCGGGACGGGCGATCCACGCCACGAACGGGCGATGGAGACGTTCCAGCACGCGCCGGGTACGATGATGATCCATCTGGCTTTGGATCAATTGCCGGAGTGGCCTGCGCCCGAGCTGAAACGATTTGCCTATGTGCATCTGGCACCGTCGATGGACCAGATGGCACGCACCTATGCCCAGGCCAAGGCGGGGTTGCTGCCGGACGAACCGGTGATCGTCTGCGGTCAGCCAACAGTGGTCGACCCGTCGCGTGCGCCGGAGGGCAAACATATCCTGTGGCTTCAGGTCCGCATGGCACCGGGGCAGATCAGGGGTGACGCGGCTGGCGGCATTGATGCCAGAAACTGGCAGGATACGGCAGAGCCCTTTGCAGACCGCGCCCTTGATATCCTGGAGCGTTACGCCCCCGGAACGCGCGACCACATCATCGGAAAACATGTCGTAACACCCGACATGTTCGAGGCGGACAATCCGAACCTTGTGGGCGGCGATCAGGTCTGCGGCAGCCATCATCTGCATCAGCATTTCATCAACCGTCCGGCGCGTGGCTATGCCGACGGGACGACTCCAATCCGAAATCTTTATCTCACCGGCGCCGCAGTCTGGCCCGGTGGCGGCACAGGGGCAGGGCCCGGCACCCTCCTGGCCAGAAAACTTGCCGGAAACTAA
- a CDS encoding cyclase family protein: MNATDVVSNLGAMLASGGVEVVDCTGILGPNTPILQLPPDFAKNTPKVEIHKISEYDDDGPFFAWNWMVLGEHTGTHFDAPHHWVTGKDHADGYTDKLDVQRLIAPVNVIDCSKEAAEDEDFLLTADHIKEWEKEHGEIKEGEWVVMRTDWDSRADDEGRFLNADENGPHSPGPTPEAIEYLLGKKIVGWGTQCIGTDAGQAGGMEPPFPAHNFLHRDNCFGLASLANLSKLPAKGAVLIAAPLKIENGTGSPIRALALVPKG; this comes from the coding sequence ATGAATGCAACTGATGTTGTAAGCAACCTAGGGGCGATGCTGGCCTCTGGCGGTGTCGAGGTGGTGGATTGCACCGGCATTCTGGGGCCCAACACACCCATTCTGCAACTGCCGCCGGACTTTGCCAAGAACACGCCAAAAGTCGAAATTCACAAGATTTCGGAGTATGACGACGACGGCCCGTTCTTTGCCTGGAACTGGATGGTGCTGGGTGAACATACGGGCACCCACTTCGATGCTCCGCACCATTGGGTCACAGGCAAGGACCACGCGGACGGCTATACCGACAAACTGGACGTCCAGCGCCTGATCGCGCCGGTCAACGTGATCGACTGCTCCAAGGAAGCGGCCGAGGACGAGGATTTCCTTCTGACCGCCGACCATATCAAGGAATGGGAAAAAGAGCACGGAGAGATCAAGGAAGGCGAATGGGTCGTGATGCGCACCGATTGGGATTCGCGCGCGGATGACGAGGGGAGATTCCTCAACGCCGACGAAAATGGCCCGCACAGCCCCGGCCCGACCCCGGAAGCGATCGAATATCTGCTGGGCAAGAAGATTGTCGGCTGGGGAACCCAGTGCATCGGCACCGATGCCGGCCAGGCCGGCGGGATGGAACCGCCCTTCCCCGCGCATAACTTTCTGCACCGGGACAATTGTTTTGGCCTCGCATCCCTGGCCAACCTGTCCAAGCTGCCGGCAAAGGGCGCCGTGCTGATCGCTGCGCCACTGAAGATCGAAAACGGCACAGGCAGCCCGATCCGTGCGCTGGCACTTGTACCCAAGGGTTAA
- a CDS encoding MarR family winged helix-turn-helix transcriptional regulator, with the protein MKQQDTEKDALRLGEMGLENFAPYLMNRIIGRYNASLSSEMAELGLTTPQMRSLAVLSVIDGILIRELAVYAVVQQSTLSRALDALAVSGLVRRETDEKDSRATRVFLTDAGREAYDRLWPHMSASYEAMFKGISPAEQRNFVATLQTMLRNIRKHDF; encoded by the coding sequence ATGAAGCAACAGGACACGGAAAAGGACGCGCTCCGACTGGGTGAAATGGGTCTGGAGAATTTCGCCCCCTACCTGATGAATCGCATAATTGGCCGATACAATGCCTCCCTTTCATCCGAAATGGCGGAACTGGGGCTGACGACCCCGCAGATGCGGTCTCTGGCGGTGCTGTCCGTCATTGACGGAATTCTAATCCGCGAACTTGCGGTCTATGCCGTCGTGCAACAATCGACACTCAGCCGCGCCCTGGACGCGCTGGCAGTCTCCGGCCTGGTCCGCCGCGAGACGGACGAGAAAGACAGCCGCGCCACACGGGTGTTCCTGACGGACGCGGGACGCGAAGCCTACGACAGGCTATGGCCCCATATGTCCGCCTCTTATGAGGCGATGTTCAAGGGGATCAGCCCGGCCGAGCAGCGCAACTTTGTCGCCACGCTCCAGACCATGCTGCGCAACATACGGAAACACGACTTTTAA
- a CDS encoding NAD(P)/FAD-dependent oxidoreductase has protein sequence MATVDHLIIGSGINALVAAAMLSRKGDSVLMIEREDRIGGCMFTSDQVTLPGYHHDVMAATFVLFLTGPAYGALGEDLANHGLEFCHISHPTAVLRPDGSALTLTMDRDSNIRTFNSRGAGDGDQHGADVGKVEEDAAFLFALLGQPLWSGKTALLLAKQAWKRGLGPLKTWFGEALEPTRGWLETRYQSADVQALWAPWVLHVGLTPEASYSGQMTRVIAFALEAAGAPVVKGGAGQAAAAFLSLIKANGGEVRTGVEAASILTEGGKAIGVRTMQGEELLARNVIASTAPGQLYGDLLKAETLPEPTKKFRHGRGNFQLHYALDGPIEWDAEGLEDVALIHLADGIDSVSKSSNEAERGMLPETPTICVGQPHRLDPTRCPEGKAILWLQIPDAPRVIKGDAAAEIDTTPDWTETMREAYADRIEGILKRHIQNWDAIRLERRAYSPADLEGMNINLVGGDPYGGACTIDQFFVWRPYATQSNNATPIKGLYHIGASTHPGPGLGGGSGFNIAKGLGA, from the coding sequence GTGGCGACGGTCGATCATCTGATCATCGGATCGGGTATCAACGCCCTGGTCGCGGCGGCCATGCTGTCGCGGAAAGGCGACAGTGTGTTGATGATCGAACGCGAAGACCGGATCGGGGGCTGCATGTTCACCTCCGATCAGGTCACGCTGCCGGGGTATCATCACGATGTCATGGCGGCGACATTCGTTCTGTTCCTGACCGGGCCAGCCTATGGCGCACTGGGCGAAGACCTGGCAAACCACGGGCTGGAGTTCTGCCATATCTCGCACCCGACCGCCGTTCTCAGGCCGGACGGCAGCGCGCTGACCCTCACAATGGACCGCGACAGCAACATCAGGACCTTCAACAGCCGTGGCGCAGGTGATGGTGATCAACATGGCGCGGATGTGGGAAAGGTCGAAGAGGACGCAGCGTTCCTGTTCGCCCTTCTGGGTCAACCGCTCTGGTCCGGAAAAACGGCTCTGTTACTGGCAAAACAGGCATGGAAGCGGGGTCTTGGCCCGCTCAAGACCTGGTTCGGGGAAGCGTTGGAGCCGACCCGCGGCTGGCTTGAGACGCGCTATCAAAGCGCCGATGTGCAGGCTCTCTGGGCGCCGTGGGTGCTGCACGTCGGCCTGACGCCCGAAGCCAGCTACAGCGGTCAGATGACCCGCGTGATCGCATTTGCGCTGGAGGCCGCGGGCGCGCCCGTGGTCAAGGGCGGCGCGGGACAGGCCGCTGCCGCATTCTTGTCTCTGATAAAGGCGAATGGCGGCGAAGTCCGCACCGGGGTGGAGGCCGCCAGCATCCTTACAGAGGGCGGCAAGGCCATCGGTGTGCGCACCATGCAAGGCGAGGAACTGTTGGCCCGCAATGTGATCGCCAGCACGGCGCCCGGCCAGCTTTACGGCGATCTGCTCAAGGCGGAAACACTGCCCGAACCGACAAAGAAGTTTCGACATGGCCGGGGCAATTTCCAGCTCCACTATGCGCTTGACGGACCCATAGAATGGGATGCCGAAGGGCTGGAGGATGTCGCGCTGATCCACCTCGCTGACGGGATAGATTCAGTGTCCAAGTCCAGCAACGAGGCGGAACGGGGCATGTTGCCGGAAACGCCAACGATCTGCGTCGGGCAACCTCACCGGCTGGACCCGACCCGCTGCCCCGAGGGCAAGGCCATCCTGTGGCTGCAAATCCCCGATGCGCCCCGCGTGATCAAGGGCGACGCGGCGGCAGAGATCGACACCACCCCCGACTGGACCGAGACCATGCGTGAAGCCTACGCCGACCGCATCGAAGGCATCCTGAAACGACACATCCAGAACTGGGATGCCATCCGGCTCGAACGCAGGGCCTATTCCCCTGCGGATCTTGAAGGCATGAACATCAACCTCGTTGGCGGCGACCCCTATGGCGGTGCCTGCACAATCGACCAGTTCTTTGTCTGGCGCCCCTACGCCACGCAGTCTAACAACGCCACGCCGATCAAGGGGTTGTACCATATCGGTGCATCGACCCATCCCGGTCCCGGCCTGGGCGGCGGTTCGGGCTTCAACATTGCGAAAGGTCTGGGCGCATGA